A portion of the Juglans microcarpa x Juglans regia isolate MS1-56 chromosome 1D, Jm3101_v1.0, whole genome shotgun sequence genome contains these proteins:
- the LOC121256121 gene encoding hydroquinone glucosyltransferase codes for MGDLQSAQSKATHVAILPSPGMGHLIPLVEFAKRLVHLKHSCINVTFILPTDGPPTKAQRSVLASLPTSINHVFLPPVDLDDVPGGSSIETIISITVARSLPSIREVLKSLAETNKLAALVVDLFGSDAFDVAREFNALPYIFFPSTAMALSLFLYLPKLDQMVSCEYRDHPELVRIPGCIPIHGKDLLDPVQDRKNEAYKWLLHHTKRYPMAEGILANSFLELEPGAIKFLQAEEPGKPTVYPVGPLVNMGSSVNAEGCECLQWLDEQPHGSVLFVSFGSGGTLSYHQITELALGLERSEQRFLWVVRSPNDEDSSATFFSVQSQKNPLDFLPKGFVERTKGRGLLIPSWAPQAQVLSHGSTGGFLTHCGWNSILESVVNGIPLIAWPLYAEQKMNAVMLTKDIKVALSPKHNENGIVVREEIARITKALMEGEEGKGVRSRMKDLKGAASKALSEEGSSTKSLSELSLKWKNKK; via the coding sequence ATGGGAGACCTTCAATCTGCACAATCAAAAGCAACACATGTTGCCATTCTTCCCAGTCCCGGCATGGGACATCTCATCCCCCTCGTCGAGTTCGCCAAGCGACTCGTCCACCTCAAACACAGCTGCATCAACGTCACCTTCATCCTCCCCACAGACGGACCGCCCACCAAGGCCCAAAGGTCCGTCCTTGCCTCCCTCCCCACCTCCATAAATCACGTCTTCCTCCCTCCCGTCGACCTCGACGATGTCCCCGGAGGATCCAGTATTGAAACCATCATTTCTATCACCGTGGCTCGCTCTCTTCCTTCCATTCGTGAGGTCTTGAAGTCGTTGGCTGAAACTAATAAGCTAGCGGCTCTCGTTGTTGACCTCTTTGGCTCCGACGCCTTCGATGTTGCCAGGGAATTCAACGCCTTGCCGTACATATTCTTCCCCTCCACGGCCATGGCTTTGTCTTTGTTCTTGTATCTGCCGAAGCTCGATCAAATGGTTTCTTGCGAGTACAGAGACCATCCTGAGCTGGTGAGAATTCCTGGGTGCATTCCAATTCACGGCAAAGATTTGCTAGACCCGGTTCAAGACCGGAAAAACGAGGCCTACAAATGGCTGCTTCACCACACAAAACGCTATCCCATGGCCGAGGGAATTTTGGCGAATAGCTTCCTGGAGTTGGAACCAGGAGCTATAAAATTTTTGCAAGCAGAAGAACCTGGGAAACCGACCGTTTACCCTGTTGGGCCGCTCGTGAATATGGGCTCAAGCGTTAATGCTGAGGGGTGCGAGTGTCTGCAATGGTTGGATGAGCAGCCACATGGCTCGGTCTTGTTTGTCTCTTTCGGAAGTGGTGGAACCCTCTCTTATCACCAGATTACTGAGTTGGCTTTGGGGTTGGAGAGGAGTGAGCAGAGATTCTTGTGGGTAGTGAGAAGCCCAAATGATGAAGATTCCAGTGCCACTTTTTTCAGTGTCCAAAGCCAGAAAAACCCTCTTGATTTCTTGCCAAAAGGATTTGTGGAAAGGACCAAGGGGCGGGGCTTATTGATTCCATCTTGGGCACCACAGGCCCAAGTCCTGAGCCATGGCTCTACCGGAGGGTTCCTAACCCACTGCGGTTGGAATTCCATCCTCGAGAGTGTTGTGAATGGCATACCTTTGATTGCTTGGCCGCTCTATGCAGAACAGAAAATGAATGCCGTTATGCTGACCAAGGACATCAAGGTGGCTTTGAGCCCAAAGCATAACGAAAATGGGATTGTAGTAAGAGAAGAAATTGCCAGAATTACCAAGGCTTTAATGGAAGGTGAAGAAGGGAAGGGGGTGAGGAGCCGCATGAAGGACCTCAAGGGCGCAGCTTCAAAGGCTCTGAGTGAAGAGGGGTCTTCCACAAAGTCACTGTCCGAGCTGTCTCTCAAGTGGAAGAACAAAAAGTGA